CGCACCACTCGATCTGCTCTCGCAGTGACCACGACCATGAGCCTTGCCGGTCTCGCAGCCCTCACCGGCTGCACCAGCGCGGGCACCACCTCCGGGAGTTCGGGCGGGGCCAGGACCACGCTCACTCTCGGCATGACGCAGGACATCCAGGGCTGGGACCCGACGAGCCAGCCCGCCTACCAGGGCTGGGCGGCCTCGGCCGTGTACGACAGCCTCATTCGCTGTGGTGCCAACGGTCAGCCGGAGCCGGATGTGGCGACGTCCTGGACGTTCGCGCCCAACAACATGGGCGTCACGGCCCATCTGCGCTCGGGTATGAGGTTCTCGGACGGCAGCCCGGTCGACGCGGCCGCGGTCAAGGCGAACTTCGAGTACGCGAAGAAGCATGGCGGCAGCGCCGCCCGTTTCGCGGACATGACGGTCACCACGCCCGACAAGTCGACCGTGAAGATCACCCTGTCGAAGCCGAACCCACTGCTCACCGCGCGGCTGTGCGAGGTGCGCATGGGCAGCCCCAGGTTCCTCGCGAGCGGCAAGACGAACAAAGCGCCCGTCGGCTCGGGCCCGTACACGCTGGACGCCTCGGCGACGACCGCCGGTTCGACGTACACCTTCACCAAGAACGACGCGTACTGGGATTCCAAGCGGTTCCCGTACAAGAAGCTCGTCATCAAGGTGATCACCAACGAGACGGCGGCGATCAACGCGCTCAAGACCGACCAGATCGACGGCTCGCTCATCACCCAGGCGACCTACAGCCAGGCCGAGGCGGCCGGGCTGAAGGTCCAGTGGCAGAAGAGCGAGGTCACCCGTCTGCTGATCACGGATCACCTCGGCAAGAAGGTCCCGGCGCTGGGGAACGTGGACGTGCGCCGGGC
The nucleotide sequence above comes from Streptomyces sp. NL15-2K. Encoded proteins:
- a CDS encoding ABC transporter substrate-binding protein — its product is MRRTTRSALAVTTTMSLAGLAALTGCTSAGTTSGSSGGARTTLTLGMTQDIQGWDPTSQPAYQGWAASAVYDSLIRCGANGQPEPDVATSWTFAPNNMGVTAHLRSGMRFSDGSPVDAAAVKANFEYAKKHGGSAARFADMTVTTPDKSTVKITLSKPNPLLTARLCEVRMGSPRFLASGKTNKAPVGSGPYTLDASATTAGSTYTFTKNDAYWDSKRFPYKKLVIKVITNETAAINALKTDQIDGSLITQATYSQAEAAGLKVQWQKSEVTRLLITDHLGKKVPALGNVDVRRAMNMVFDKEAIAKNLYRGLASPTAQIFRAGTQARINGLKDPYPYDVEAAKALMAKAGYAKGFTLEMPYMQGQGLDALMPVVKQQLGLINIKVKQVTLSGPNAIGELLSGKYPVPMWALGNYADSRQDIADYVLPDGIWNVEHQQDPTVNKLWNTISSKTSEQSAKDQQALNQYVIDQAWFVPMVDTGTIYASNPEVKINKSTDPAGLHPQLWDFQ